The Micrococcales bacterium genome includes a region encoding these proteins:
- a CDS encoding OsmC family protein gives MSTVRITRTALSQYVATNEAGTELGFGEGEDQFSSVELLLAALGGCTGIDVDHLTSRRSEPSRFEITVEADKVSDPTTGNHLENVTVTFSLRFDDGPDGDAARDVLPVAVQRSHDRLCTVGRSLELPTPVATRIQ, from the coding sequence ATGTCGACCGTGCGCATCACCCGGACTGCCCTCAGTCAGTACGTCGCCACGAACGAAGCCGGCACCGAACTGGGTTTCGGCGAGGGCGAGGATCAGTTCTCCTCCGTCGAGCTGCTGCTGGCAGCGCTCGGCGGGTGCACCGGCATTGACGTCGACCACCTCACGTCACGGCGCAGCGAACCCAGCCGGTTCGAGATCACCGTCGAGGCGGACAAGGTGTCGGACCCGACGACTGGGAACCACCTGGAGAACGTCACGGTGACCTTCTCCCTGCGCTTCGATGACGGTCCGGACGGTGACGCGGCCCGCGACGTGCTGCCAGTTGCCGTGCAGCGGTCCCACGACCGGTTGTGCACCGTGGGCCGCAGCCTCGAACTGCCGACGCCG